A genomic stretch from Desulfotignum balticum DSM 7044 includes:
- a CDS encoding PEP-utilizing enzyme yields the protein MADKSFPNPHEIEAIPGTEGWERMYPYHYFFSTKDKEREAYENNTFWFNDALHYPEPLYPFDIIWDEAWFLGLSQFNTRIFMIPPVYGVDHRIINGNVYISPVPITDPEEVQKRIPLFMERAGYYYENWDRLHEQWEKKMTGIISDIENLEVKQLPAMEDISVVKNGIGTSSGYELLKTYDKLIDRGIRCWQYHFEFLNLGYASYVTFVDFCTKAFPDIPLQKITQMVAGIDVILYKPDDELRKLAKLAVEFDLGSHIGDDTKNVEDVIAALQSSENGKKWITAWEKAKYPWFNISTGTGWYHQDISWNDNLNIPMSSIRIYIKKIIGGHNIDRPMDQIKEERKRLVHEYRGFLKTDEDRQTFDQLHGTAELVFPYVENHMFYVEHWFHSVFWNKMREIAAIMTDHKFLNEPEDIWMMSRSEIKEALWDLVTAWATGTKGYGPLHWPEEIAWRKGVYQKFKEHPPIPAVGTPPDVIAEPFTIVLWGVTNESMTAWTKLRKIGDPDKVNEIEGFAGSPGVVEGIARVCRSVEDIGQLKENEILVAPTTSPSWAPVFQKIKGVVTDVGGIMCHAAIVCREYGMPAVVGTGQATTIIKSGMKIKLNGDTGRIYIER from the coding sequence ATGGCTGACAAGAGTTTTCCCAACCCTCACGAGATTGAAGCGATCCCCGGAACTGAAGGCTGGGAAAGGATGTACCCGTATCACTATTTTTTCTCGACAAAGGACAAGGAAAGAGAAGCTTACGAGAACAATACGTTCTGGTTCAATGATGCACTGCATTACCCTGAACCCCTGTATCCCTTTGATATTATCTGGGATGAGGCATGGTTTCTGGGATTATCGCAATTCAATACTCGAATTTTCATGATTCCCCCGGTGTATGGGGTTGACCATCGGATCATCAATGGAAACGTCTATATTTCTCCGGTTCCGATAACAGACCCTGAAGAGGTGCAGAAAAGAATTCCCTTGTTCATGGAAAGAGCCGGTTATTATTATGAAAACTGGGACCGGCTTCATGAACAGTGGGAAAAAAAGATGACAGGGATTATTTCTGATATTGAAAACCTTGAAGTCAAACAACTGCCGGCCATGGAGGATATTTCTGTGGTTAAAAACGGCATTGGCACCTCATCGGGCTATGAACTGCTCAAAACCTACGATAAATTAATCGATCGAGGAATCCGATGCTGGCAATACCATTTCGAATTTTTGAATCTTGGATATGCCTCCTATGTCACTTTTGTTGATTTCTGCACAAAAGCCTTTCCTGACATTCCGCTTCAGAAAATCACCCAGATGGTGGCAGGCATTGATGTTATTTTGTACAAGCCCGATGATGAACTGAGAAAACTGGCCAAACTGGCCGTTGAATTCGACCTTGGTTCACACATCGGAGATGATACCAAAAACGTCGAAGATGTCATTGCCGCCCTCCAGTCGTCTGAAAATGGGAAAAAATGGATAACAGCCTGGGAAAAAGCCAAATATCCATGGTTCAATATTTCAACCGGCACCGGCTGGTACCACCAGGATATTTCATGGAATGACAATCTGAATATCCCCATGAGTTCCATCAGAATCTATATAAAAAAAATCATTGGCGGCCATAATATCGACCGGCCCATGGATCAAATCAAAGAGGAACGGAAACGGCTTGTTCATGAGTATCGGGGTTTTTTGAAAACCGATGAAGACAGGCAGACATTTGATCAACTCCATGGCACCGCCGAACTGGTATTTCCCTATGTTGAAAATCACATGTTTTACGTAGAACACTGGTTTCACTCGGTATTCTGGAACAAAATGCGGGAAATTGCGGCCATCATGACAGACCACAAATTTTTAAACGAACCCGAAGATATCTGGATGATGTCCCGCAGTGAAATCAAGGAAGCATTATGGGATCTGGTCACGGCGTGGGCAACAGGCACCAAAGGATATGGTCCGCTGCACTGGCCGGAAGAGATCGCATGGAGAAAAGGCGTATATCAAAAATTCAAAGAACATCCGCCCATCCCGGCCGTCGGCACCCCGCCTGACGTTATCGCGGAACCGTTCACCATTGTGCTTTGGGGCGTTACCAATGAAAGCATGACCGCCTGGACCAAATTAAGGAAAATCGGCGACCCGGACAAGGTGAATGAAATCGAAGGGTTTGCCGGATCACCAGGTGTGGTTGAAGGTATTGCCAGGGTATGCCGATCCGTTGAAGACATCGGTCAACTCAAGGAAAACGAGATACTGGTGGCACCGACCACATCTCCTTCCTGGGCACCGGTATTTCAGAAAATAAAAGGGGTTGTTACCGATGTGGGCGGCATCATGTGCCATGCGGCCATTGTCTGTCGTGAATACGGCATGCCGGCGGTTGTCGGAACAGGCCAGGCAACAACCATTATCAAATCCGGCATGAAAATCAAATTGAACGGAGATACGGGTAGAATTTATATCGAAAGGTGA
- a CDS encoding LysR family transcriptional regulator — protein MVNLNQLRAFYYVAKHDSYTVAAQKLFITQPAVTAQIKLFENFYGIKLFNRKGRALFLSHIGKLLFEKAEKIFALENEIEEMLAQMKEMNQGLLAIGCTKAYAKHIMPSIISAFHRTYPNIRIILEEGSSMAMINSLRDFENEIIVVAQMDIKDSRIQFIPFSQEEIVLIMAVDHPLSKKKEVTFNDIKNEPIILKGTGSGTRKKIVDLYRNNDMVPIVFMESNNTEFIINLVEKGEGISFLVKPSIEQKVYEKKIVMHRLKDNRLFLDVSLGFSKNNPLSPAASAFYEVIKRTFTEEFSQNKIGSIMAKILAGKFVKD, from the coding sequence ATGGTCAATTTAAACCAGTTGCGGGCATTTTATTATGTCGCAAAACATGACAGCTATACGGTTGCCGCACAGAAGCTTTTTATTACCCAGCCGGCCGTAACAGCTCAAATCAAATTATTTGAAAATTTTTATGGGATAAAATTATTCAATCGAAAAGGAAGAGCCCTGTTCCTGTCACATATCGGTAAACTTCTGTTTGAAAAAGCTGAAAAAATTTTCGCTCTGGAAAATGAAATCGAAGAAATGCTGGCTCAGATGAAGGAAATGAACCAGGGCCTTCTGGCGATCGGCTGTACCAAGGCCTATGCCAAGCATATTATGCCATCTATCATTTCAGCATTTCACAGAACTTATCCCAACATTAGAATCATCCTTGAAGAAGGCAGTTCCATGGCCATGATCAACAGTTTGAGGGATTTTGAAAACGAAATCATTGTTGTGGCGCAAATGGATATCAAAGATTCTCGAATTCAGTTTATCCCTTTCAGCCAGGAGGAAATCGTTTTGATCATGGCCGTTGATCATCCACTTTCCAAAAAAAAAGAAGTCACATTCAATGACATTAAAAATGAGCCGATTATTCTGAAAGGAACCGGATCCGGTACGCGAAAAAAAATTGTAGATTTATACAGAAACAACGATATGGTTCCCATTGTGTTTATGGAATCCAACAATACGGAATTCATCATCAATCTGGTCGAAAAAGGAGAAGGAATTTCTTTTCTTGTAAAACCGTCAATTGAACAAAAAGTGTATGAAAAAAAAATCGTCATGCACCGCCTAAAGGACAACAGATTGTTTCTGGACGTCAGCCTTGGTTTCTCAAAAAACAACCCGCTTTCGCCTGCAGCCTCTGCTTTTTATGAAGTCATTAAACGCACCTTTACTGAAGAATTCTCACAAAATAAAATCGGGTCTATTATGGCAAAAATTTTAGCAGGAAAATTTGTTAAAGATTAA
- a CDS encoding metallophosphoesterase family protein: protein MKIAVFSDVHSCYKKMMTVFDDMEKYQIDQYVCLGDIIGYGSQPEETVQLLMSKQVISVRGNHELAMFDPDYLELFPKKIKQPLLENIAAISEKSIQYLEKTPVYLQLENCHFVHGTPPDKMTTYIYDVTDYYLKSIFNNSATRVFFTGHTHKLKLITYKDKIVYRGRINENCIIPVGNNQKYLVNVGSIGFSRDDFEASKYVVYDTENKQIMVRMVST from the coding sequence ATGAAAATTGCGGTTTTTTCAGATGTCCATAGCTGTTATAAAAAAATGATGACGGTTTTCGACGATATGGAAAAATATCAAATTGATCAGTATGTTTGTCTTGGGGACATTATCGGATATGGGAGTCAACCTGAAGAAACCGTTCAGTTGTTGATGTCAAAACAGGTGATTTCTGTCAGGGGTAACCACGAATTGGCCATGTTTGACCCTGATTACCTTGAACTGTTTCCAAAAAAAATAAAACAGCCTCTGCTGGAAAATATTGCGGCCATTTCCGAAAAATCCATCCAGTACCTTGAAAAAACACCGGTATATCTGCAATTGGAAAACTGCCATTTTGTCCACGGTACGCCACCGGACAAGATGACCACTTATATTTATGATGTGACAGATTACTATTTGAAGTCTATTTTTAATAATTCAGCCACGCGGGTTTTTTTCACTGGCCATACTCACAAACTCAAGTTGATTACTTATAAAGACAAAATAGTATATCGTGGAAGAATAAACGAAAATTGCATCATCCCAGTAGGGAATAATCAGAAATATCTTGTTAATGTAGGCAGCATCGGATTTTCAAGAGACGATTTTGAAGCATCAAAATATGTCGTCTATGACACGGAAAACAAACAGATCATGGTTAGAATGGTAAGTACTTGA
- a CDS encoding pyridoxamine 5'-phosphate oxidase family protein yields the protein MDNQTLFATIQDLINSQQLAVLCTQKDGHPYASLVAVAATPKLDRIIFLTPKTTRKYDNLTACPNAAFLINNSENRAEDIYQATAVTATGTVIDVPDAEQQALTDIYLARHPHLASFAAADTTALVCVKISRYILVNRFQNVFELAVTP from the coding sequence ATGGACAACCAGACCCTGTTCGCCACCATTCAGGACCTGATCAATTCTCAGCAGCTGGCCGTGCTGTGCACCCAGAAGGACGGCCACCCCTATGCCAGCCTGGTAGCAGTGGCCGCCACCCCAAAACTGGACCGGATCATTTTTCTGACTCCCAAGACTACACGCAAATATGACAACCTCACGGCCTGCCCCAATGCCGCGTTTCTGATCAACAACAGTGAAAACCGGGCCGAAGATATCTACCAGGCGACTGCAGTCACTGCCACCGGGACGGTGATCGATGTGCCCGATGCTGAACAACAGGCCCTGACAGACATCTACCTGGCCCGGCACCCCCACCTGGCTTCCTTTGCCGCAGCCGACACCACGGCCCTGGTGTGCGTAAAGATCTCCCGGTATATCCTGGTCAACCGATTCCAGAACGTATTTGAACTTGCGGTGACACCGTGA
- the rocF gene encoding arginase: protein MSRQISLIGVPMDFGQDLRGVDMGPAAVRYTGLITRLRELGHTVRDRGDVPIPIRDEAVPGPLAGNTYVEEISRICNAVYTLGRRVMEEKDFPLFVGGDHSIAVGTVAAAGADGEAIGLIWLDAHGDFNTPDTSPSGNIHGMPLAILMGEGHPDLVNVGRPGPKVLPENVVMIGLRDIDPVEKKRLKTSGVTVFTMRDIDEQGISTVANKAVMKFAHMKRIHLTVDMDALDPVEAPGVGTPVPGGITYREAHLLMEILADSKKVGSMDLVEINPILDVANKTAKLAVELTLSALGKSIL from the coding sequence ATGTCCAGACAGATCAGCCTGATCGGCGTGCCCATGGATTTCGGCCAGGACCTGCGCGGGGTGGATATGGGGCCAGCGGCTGTGCGGTACACCGGCCTGATTACCCGGTTGCGGGAACTGGGCCACACTGTGCGGGACCGGGGGGATGTGCCTATTCCCATCCGGGATGAAGCCGTGCCCGGACCGTTGGCGGGAAACACCTATGTGGAAGAGATTTCCCGGATCTGCAACGCAGTGTACACCCTGGGGCGCCGGGTGATGGAAGAGAAAGATTTCCCGCTGTTTGTGGGCGGGGATCATTCCATTGCCGTGGGCACGGTGGCCGCGGCCGGAGCCGATGGTGAGGCCATCGGCCTGATCTGGCTGGATGCCCACGGGGATTTCAACACCCCGGACACCTCGCCGTCCGGCAATATCCACGGCATGCCCCTGGCCATTCTCATGGGAGAAGGTCATCCGGATCTGGTGAATGTGGGACGGCCAGGGCCCAAGGTGCTGCCGGAAAACGTGGTCATGATCGGGCTGAGGGATATTGACCCGGTCGAGAAAAAGCGGCTGAAAACCTCCGGAGTCACGGTGTTCACCATGCGGGACATTGACGAGCAGGGAATTTCCACGGTGGCCAACAAAGCTGTGATGAAATTTGCCCACATGAAACGCATTCATCTGACCGTGGACATGGATGCCCTGGATCCGGTGGAAGCCCCGGGAGTGGGGACTCCCGTGCCCGGCGGCATCACCTACCGGGAGGCCCATCTGCTCATGGAGATCCTGGCGGATTCCAAAAAGGTGGGGTCCATGGACCTGGTGGAGATCAACCCGATCCTGGATGTGGCCAACAAGACGGCGAAACTGGCCGTGGAGCTGACCCTGTCCGCTTTGGGAAAAAGCATTTTGTGA
- a CDS encoding DEAD/DEAH box helicase yields the protein MSLSEYIQSLKAYKGFAGDIVCHRTLDPVPARYAGSLPGFSHDLSLLLEDLGISRLYSHQQTAMDRILSGSHTVIATPTASGKSLVYNLPVVDRLLTDPSATALYLFPLKALARDQLGTVQDLLVRARSLEPDLPVLKAAVYDGDVTSHHKAKIRRDPPQVLLSNPEMLHLAMLPHHHLWEAYFRRLAFVVVDEVHTYRGVMGSHMAWVFRRLVRICRYYGATPVFVFCSATIANPGDLCRRLTGLDVGVVDRAGAPAGKKEVVLMRGMDGAAQTAIALIHAALHRNLRTIVYTQSRKITELIAIWASQRAKKMRDKISAYRAGFLPEERREIETRLATGDLLCVVSTSALELGIDIGNLDLCILVGYPGTIMSTWQRAGRVGRDGSQSALVLIAHEDALDQYFMNHPDVFFDMPPETALINPDNPVICKAHLVCAAADLALKKGEPMLMPDPGASDQPTFDRQKTNRKTAAAGPVQAALQKLEASGKLLRSVNNDIWYAAQKSPHREVNLRGTGRTIPIFLENTRRSLGEIDRYRAFFDTHEGAVYLHQGKSYVVTRFDHEKGSVEVIPKEVNYYTRARSSKATQIIEILDSKIVKATRVGFGRLRITEQVTGYDRKLVATGRSIGMVPLDLPPLTFDTRGLWIQIPDEIRDRLESDRMHFMGGIHAMEHAAIGIMPLLVMTDRNDLGGISIPFHDQVQTAAVFVYDAVPGGLGLCRRAFEHADRFLHATLETITSCPCTTGCPACVHSPKCGSGNRPIDKHAARQILECIISGSAGPAKFQLPDLPVAAVERNEHPVILTAGAEDFPGAGIHTRVQEISLQKNATLRYGVLDIETRRSAAEVGGWNKAENMGVSCAVLYDSHSGRFHDYSQDQVPALCEHLSLLDRVVGFNLIRFDYKVLAGLSDFDFYRLPTLDMLMKVHEILGYRLSLDHLAQNTLGAKKSADGLMALQWWQQGKMDKIIEYCTQDVRVTRDLYRFGRDNRFLIFTNKAGHQVRVPVSW from the coding sequence GTGAGCCTGTCCGAGTATATTCAATCTTTGAAAGCCTACAAAGGATTTGCCGGCGACATTGTGTGCCACCGGACCCTGGATCCGGTGCCGGCCCGATATGCCGGATCTTTGCCCGGGTTTTCCCATGATTTGTCCTTACTGCTGGAAGACCTGGGCATCTCCCGGCTGTATTCCCATCAGCAGACTGCCATGGACCGGATTTTGTCGGGTTCCCACACCGTGATTGCCACGCCCACGGCCTCGGGCAAAAGCCTGGTGTACAATCTGCCTGTGGTGGACCGGCTCTTGACGGATCCGTCTGCCACGGCCCTGTATCTGTTTCCGTTAAAAGCCCTGGCCCGGGATCAGCTGGGCACGGTGCAGGACCTGCTGGTGCGGGCCAGAAGCCTTGAACCGGATCTGCCGGTGCTGAAAGCGGCCGTGTATGACGGGGATGTAACTTCCCATCACAAGGCCAAAATCCGGCGGGATCCGCCCCAGGTGCTGTTGTCCAATCCGGAGATGCTGCACCTGGCCATGCTGCCCCACCATCATCTGTGGGAGGCGTATTTCCGGCGCCTGGCCTTTGTGGTAGTGGATGAAGTGCACACGTACCGGGGGGTGATGGGGTCCCACATGGCCTGGGTGTTCCGGCGCCTGGTGCGCATCTGCCGGTATTATGGGGCAACGCCGGTGTTTGTGTTCTGCTCGGCCACCATTGCCAACCCGGGCGATTTGTGCCGCCGGCTTACGGGTCTGGATGTGGGGGTGGTGGACCGGGCCGGGGCTCCGGCCGGGAAAAAAGAGGTGGTGCTCATGCGGGGCATGGACGGGGCAGCCCAAACCGCCATCGCCCTGATCCATGCGGCCCTGCACCGGAATCTGCGCACCATTGTATATACCCAGTCCAGAAAAATAACCGAACTGATCGCCATCTGGGCATCCCAGCGGGCCAAAAAAATGAGGGACAAAATCAGTGCCTACCGGGCCGGGTTCCTGCCCGAAGAACGGCGGGAGATTGAAACCCGGCTGGCCACAGGCGATCTGTTGTGCGTGGTGTCCACATCGGCCCTGGAGCTGGGCATCGATATCGGGAACCTGGATCTGTGCATCCTGGTGGGGTATCCGGGCACCATCATGTCCACCTGGCAGCGGGCCGGCCGGGTAGGGCGGGACGGCAGCCAATCCGCTTTGGTGCTCATCGCCCATGAGGATGCCCTGGACCAGTATTTCATGAACCATCCGGACGTGTTCTTTGACATGCCTCCGGAAACTGCACTCATCAACCCGGACAATCCCGTGATCTGCAAGGCCCACCTGGTGTGCGCGGCCGCCGATCTGGCCCTGAAAAAAGGGGAACCCATGCTGATGCCGGATCCGGGCGCATCGGATCAGCCAACTTTCGACCGGCAGAAAACCAATCGAAAAACGGCAGCAGCCGGCCCTGTCCAGGCGGCCCTTCAAAAACTGGAAGCCTCCGGCAAGCTGCTGCGCAGTGTGAACAACGACATCTGGTATGCGGCCCAAAAAAGTCCCCACCGGGAAGTGAACCTGCGGGGCACGGGCCGAACCATTCCCATCTTTCTGGAAAATACCCGCCGGAGTCTGGGAGAGATCGACCGGTACCGGGCATTTTTCGACACCCATGAGGGGGCCGTGTACCTGCACCAGGGCAAATCCTATGTGGTGACCCGGTTCGACCATGAAAAAGGCAGCGTGGAGGTGATCCCCAAAGAGGTGAACTACTACACAAGGGCACGGTCTTCCAAAGCCACGCAGATCATTGAGATTCTGGACAGCAAAATTGTGAAAGCCACCCGGGTGGGGTTCGGCCGGCTGCGCATCACCGAGCAGGTGACCGGGTATGACCGCAAACTGGTGGCCACGGGCCGGTCCATCGGCATGGTGCCCCTGGATCTGCCGCCGTTGACCTTTGACACCCGGGGGCTGTGGATCCAGATCCCGGATGAGATCCGGGACCGTCTTGAATCGGACCGCATGCATTTCATGGGCGGGATTCATGCCATGGAACATGCCGCCATCGGCATCATGCCGCTTTTGGTGATGACCGACCGGAATGATCTGGGCGGCATCTCTATTCCATTCCATGACCAGGTGCAGACCGCGGCCGTGTTTGTGTACGATGCCGTGCCCGGGGGCTTAGGGCTGTGCCGCCGGGCGTTTGAACACGCAGACCGGTTTCTGCACGCCACCCTGGAGACCATCACGTCCTGCCCCTGCACCACCGGATGTCCGGCCTGTGTGCATTCTCCCAAGTGCGGGTCCGGGAACCGGCCCATTGACAAGCATGCAGCCCGGCAGATTCTTGAATGTATCATTTCCGGGTCGGCCGGTCCGGCAAAATTTCAGTTACCGGATTTGCCGGTGGCTGCAGTTGAACGAAATGAACATCCGGTGATCCTGACTGCCGGGGCAGAAGATTTTCCTGGTGCCGGAATCCACACCCGGGTTCAAGAGATTTCGTTGCAAAAAAACGCAACCCTGCGCTATGGGGTTCTGGACATCGAAACAAGGCGGTCCGCCGCCGAAGTGGGGGGCTGGAACAAGGCGGAAAACATGGGGGTCAGCTGTGCTGTGCTCTATGATTCGCATTCCGGACGGTTCCATGATTATTCCCAGGATCAGGTGCCGGCCCTGTGCGAGCATCTTTCCTTACTGGACCGGGTGGTGGGGTTCAATCTGATCCGGTTTGACTATAAGGTTCTGGCCGGGTTGAGTGATTTTGATTTTTACCGCCTTCCCACCCTGGATATGTTGATGAAGGTCCATGAGATCTTAGGCTACCGCCTGTCTCTGGATCATCTGGCCCAGAATACCCTGGGGGCAAAAAAAAGCGCGGACGGGCTCATGGCCCTGCAATGGTGGCAGCAGGGGAAGATGGACAAAATCATTGAGTACTGCACCCAGGATGTGCGGGTGACCCGGGACCTGTACCGGTTCGGCCGGGACAACCGGTTTCTGATATTCACAAACAAGGCAGGACACCAGGTAAGGGTCCCGGTGTCCTGGTAG
- a CDS encoding SIR2 family NAD-dependent protein deacylase, whose translation MAKETTPVLTPEIQAHTRTIAEKITAARSVIVFTGAGMSTESGIPDYRSQGGLWDKFTPVYFDAFMSSETARIQYWEMRMDMEKGLKNARPNPGHMSIAQLYETGHLTAVITQNIDGLHQASGIPDEKIIELHGNTRRVRCMSCRTLISWDAAQQMILAGDKAPRCDCGGYLKPDTISFGQAMPEKETRRAAELSLKSDVFIVVGSTLLVQPAALMPGYALDAGAFLAIINLSPTPYDDRCQVLIREKAGPVLADIAARVR comes from the coding sequence ATGGCAAAAGAAACCACCCCGGTCCTGACCCCGGAGATCCAGGCCCACACCCGGACCATTGCCGAAAAAATCACAGCCGCCCGCAGTGTGATCGTATTCACCGGGGCCGGGATGTCCACGGAAAGCGGCATCCCGGACTACCGGAGCCAGGGCGGGCTGTGGGACAAGTTCACCCCGGTATACTTTGATGCGTTCATGTCCAGCGAAACAGCAAGGATTCAATACTGGGAAATGCGCATGGATATGGAAAAAGGATTGAAGAACGCCCGGCCCAACCCGGGTCACATGAGTATTGCACAGCTTTACGAAACCGGACACCTCACCGCAGTGATCACTCAGAACATTGACGGGCTTCACCAGGCTTCAGGCATCCCGGATGAAAAAATCATCGAACTGCACGGCAACACCCGGCGGGTTCGGTGCATGTCCTGCCGCACCCTGATCTCCTGGGATGCGGCACAACAAATGATCCTGGCCGGCGACAAAGCGCCCCGGTGCGATTGCGGGGGATATCTCAAGCCGGACACCATCTCCTTTGGCCAGGCCATGCCGGAAAAAGAAACCCGGCGGGCGGCTGAGCTGTCCTTGAAAAGTGATGTATTCATCGTGGTGGGCTCCACCCTTCTGGTCCAGCCCGCAGCCCTTATGCCCGGTTATGCCCTGGATGCCGGGGCGTTTCTGGCCATCATCAACCTGTCCCCCACCCCCTATGATGACCGGTGCCAGGTGCTGATCCGGGAAAAAGCCGGCCCGGTCCTGGCCGATATCGCGGCCCGGGTGAGGTGA
- the murJ gene encoding murein biosynthesis integral membrane protein MurJ, which translates to MKTAAPSIFKKIGVASFIMMASVFASRVIGLVREMAIAWAGGADAGVDAYQIAFALPEILNHVVASGFLSITFIPVFARYITRGDEKQGFEVFSLVFNGFGLILVTGIATGIIWTPFFVHLLAPGITDPATFALAVRMTRIILPAQFFFFAGGLFMAVQFTKEKFFIPALAPLIYNLGIICGGVFLYPHIGMEGFAWGVLGGAFAGNFLLQMAGAARQGLQFRFYINFFHPDFIHYVKITLPFMVGLTVTFSTEILMKLFGSFLPTGHIAAMNYALRIMFILVGFFGQAIGMASYPFMAGIAAAGDMDRLNHIINQTLKFIFLVIPFSVLFIVLRYEIVMILFQRGAFDAHATHLTANILPFFMAGAFAFSAQTFVARGFYALENTLYPAVVSTLCMLAGLPVIYGCMKVFGVTGVASGLSLTVIVSSFALYGSWNRKTRNPGDNGVYLFLVKLSLASLVMGGILSGIHQMLTRLMPPTAFVPAMIICIVTGLVFLMLMPVAARLLRIPEIMTFYEKTARRLLSWQKKPPRS; encoded by the coding sequence ATGAAGACTGCGGCCCCTTCCATATTCAAAAAGATCGGTGTGGCATCGTTTATCATGATGGCGTCCGTGTTTGCCAGCCGGGTCATCGGGTTGGTGCGGGAAATGGCCATTGCCTGGGCCGGCGGCGCAGACGCCGGGGTGGATGCCTACCAGATCGCTTTTGCCCTGCCGGAAATTCTCAATCATGTGGTGGCCAGCGGGTTTCTGTCCATCACTTTTATCCCGGTGTTTGCCCGGTATATCACCCGGGGAGACGAGAAACAGGGGTTTGAGGTGTTTTCCCTGGTGTTCAACGGGTTCGGCCTGATCCTGGTCACAGGCATTGCCACAGGGATAATCTGGACCCCGTTTTTTGTCCATCTGCTGGCACCGGGTATCACGGACCCGGCCACTTTTGCTCTGGCCGTGCGCATGACCCGCATCATCCTGCCGGCCCAGTTTTTCTTTTTTGCAGGCGGCCTGTTCATGGCCGTGCAGTTCACAAAAGAAAAATTTTTCATCCCGGCGTTAGCCCCGTTGATCTATAATTTAGGCATCATCTGCGGCGGGGTGTTTTTGTACCCGCATATCGGTATGGAAGGATTTGCCTGGGGGGTTTTAGGGGGTGCGTTTGCCGGCAATTTTCTTTTACAGATGGCCGGTGCCGCCAGACAGGGATTGCAGTTCCGGTTTTACATCAATTTTTTTCATCCGGATTTCATCCATTATGTGAAAATCACCCTGCCTTTTATGGTGGGGCTGACCGTCACTTTTTCCACGGAAATTCTGATGAAACTGTTTGGATCTTTTCTGCCCACCGGCCACATTGCCGCCATGAACTATGCCCTGCGCATCATGTTCATTCTGGTGGGATTTTTCGGCCAGGCCATCGGCATGGCATCCTACCCCTTTATGGCCGGTATTGCAGCCGCCGGAGACATGGACCGCCTCAACCACATCATCAACCAGACATTGAAATTCATTTTTCTGGTGATCCCGTTTTCCGTGCTCTTTATTGTCCTGCGGTACGAAATCGTGATGATCCTGTTTCAGCGGGGCGCGTTTGATGCCCATGCCACCCACCTCACCGCAAACATCCTGCCGTTTTTCATGGCCGGGGCCTTTGCCTTTTCCGCCCAGACCTTTGTGGCAAGAGGGTTCTACGCCCTGGAAAACACCTTGTATCCTGCGGTGGTATCCACCTTGTGCATGCTGGCCGGTTTACCGGTAATTTATGGATGCATGAAAGTGTTCGGCGTCACCGGTGTGGCATCGGGACTGTCTTTGACGGTGATTGTGTCCTCATTTGCCCTGTATGGGTCCTGGAATCGAAAAACCCGGAATCCCGGCGATAATGGCGTATACCTGTTTCTGGTCAAACTGAGCCTGGCCAGTCTGGTCATGGGAGGGATTCTTTCGGGTATCCACCAGATGCTGACCCGCCTGATGCCGCCCACCGCATTTGTCCCGGCAATGATAATCTGCATTGTCACCGGACTGGTGTTCCTAATGTTGATGCCGGTGGCGGCCAGGCTGCTGCGCATCCCTGAAATCATGACTTTTTATGAAAAAACAGCAAGGAGACTGCTTTCATGGCAAAAGAAACCACCCCGGTCCTGA